The segment ATTTACCAGAAATAATGCTTTTTAAAAATGCTGCAATTAGCAGGCTCGAAGATTTGATGGATGATGAATGTTTAGACGGGTTAAAGGTTTCTGAAATTATTCAATTTGAATTGGCTTTCGAAGGAATACTTAAAGTTAGCGAAAAAAATGATATCGATTTAATTGTAATGGGTTCGCATGGAGCAAGTGGTTTTAAAGAAATGTTCATTGGATCTAACGCAGAGAAAGTAGTTCGTTATTCACCGGTACCTGTTTTAATCATTAAAAAAGATGTTGAAGAATTTAGTGTAGATAAATTTGTTTTTGCTTCTGACTTTACAGATGAAATAAAAAAACCTTTTGCCAAAGTAGTTGAGTTCGCTAACAAATTTGATGCAGAATTAGAATTGGCCATGATTAATACGCCAAGTACTTTTAAACCTACTCATGTTGCTAAAGAAATAATGAAGAATTTTGTTTCTAATTTTACTGTAAATAAATATACTATCAATATTTACAACGATGTGAATGTTGAAAACGGAATTTTACATTTCGCTGACCATATTAATGCAGATTTAATTGGAGTTAGCACGCACGGCAGAAAAGGACTTTCACACTTTTTTAATGGAAGTATTAGCGAAGATTTAGTAAATCATGCGTTACGCCCTGTAGTTACTTTCAAAATATAATTGCCATTTCTAAAGTTATAAAAACAAAAAAGCCTCTCAAATTGAGAGGCTTTTTCTGTTGGTCTACTAGGACTCGAACCTAGAAAGACTGCACC is part of the Flavobacterium sangjuense genome and harbors:
- a CDS encoding universal stress protein yields the protein MKKILVPTDFSDHAYYALKVASQIAKKNGGEIILLHMLEIPHQGSDAIGTGHDLPEIMLFKNAAISRLEDLMDDECLDGLKVSEIIQFELAFEGILKVSEKNDIDLIVMGSHGASGFKEMFIGSNAEKVVRYSPVPVLIIKKDVEEFSVDKFVFASDFTDEIKKPFAKVVEFANKFDAELELAMINTPSTFKPTHVAKEIMKNFVSNFTVNKYTINIYNDVNVENGILHFADHINADLIGVSTHGRKGLSHFFNGSISEDLVNHALRPVVTFKI